From Lolium perenne isolate Kyuss_39 chromosome 5, Kyuss_2.0, whole genome shotgun sequence, a single genomic window includes:
- the LOC127298209 gene encoding polcalcin Ole e 3, translated as MALHLCFVRPARMSLQRAVDDDDGAMTAAEFKEWLRGFDADGDGRISRDELRRAMRVLRVRFTGRRARRGISYADTDGDGYIDDSEIDGLVEFARRNLGVRIVAC; from the coding sequence ATGGCGTTACACCTGTGCTTCGTGAGGCCCGCCAGGATGAGCCTGCAGcgagccgtcgacgacgacgacggcgccatGACGGCGGCCGAGTTCAAGGAGTGGCTCCGGGGGTTCGACGCGGACGGGGACGGGCGCATCAGCCGCGACGAGCTGCGGCGCGCGATGCGGGTGCTGCGTGTGCGGTTCACGGGGCGGCGGGCCAGGCGCGGCATCAGCTACGCCGACACCGACGGCGACGGATACATCGACGACAGCGAGATCGACGGCCTCGTCGAGTTCGCGAGGAGGAACCTCGGCGTCCGGATCGTCGCATGTTAG
- the LOC127301849 gene encoding calmodulin-like protein 5 — MAIRNQMATRSLDGDMTVDEFKEWLRRFDVNHDGRINREELRCAMRTIRTRFSGYKSKRGIDYADANGDGCIDDSEVDGLIDYAQKSLGLRIVAY; from the coding sequence ATGGCGATCAGGAATCAGATGGCGACGCGGTCGCTGGACGGGGACATGACCGTGGACGAGTTCAAGGAATGGCTCCGGCGGTTCGACGTGAACCACGACGGCCGGATCAACCGCGAGGAGCTGCGGTGCGCGATGCGCACCATCCGGACGCGCTTCTCGGGGTACAAGAGCAAGCGGGGCATCGACTACGCCGACGCGAACGGCGACGGCTGCATCGACGACAGCGAGGTCGACGGCCTCATCGACTACGCGCAGAAGAGCCTCGGGCTCAGGATCGTCGCCTACTAG
- the LOC127301851 gene encoding desmethyl-deoxy-podophyllotoxin synthase — protein sequence MAQQDQDMMYYYYIYYPVLLATMLVLVPLLLVKLRPGKHTKNPPPGPWQLPVIGSLHHLVGALPHYAMRDLARRHGPLMLLRLGEIRVVVASSASAAREVLKTHDSIFATRPETNTMKAVKGIRGGMGIIMAPQGEHWSMVRKLCVNELLSARQVRSFQGTREAEAGRLVASVALASSSKSQPVNFGSHLATYLHDVVVRAVVGDRITDREAFIACLDDSITAAAGLSLADLFPSSGLARAFGGGRTRRLKALSKRLRHALDGVLAEQGARRSGGPGGNRDEDLLDVMLRIQAEGTPLEMGTIRTVIIDLFAAGMETSTTTLQWAMAEMMRNPKVLGRATAEVRATLEGQSRVTEKALPELRYMQLVIKETLRLHMAAPLLLPRECQESCRVLGYDVPKGAMVLVNAWAIARDTENWGPDAEEFRPERFEEADDSAVVNFKGQHFQFLPFGAGRRSCPGMMFSLAAMELALASLLFHFDWELPEGTVPAELDMTEKFGITARKKTDLLLHARLRAPLPPNL from the exons ATGGCGCAACAAGATCAAGATATGATGTACTACTACTACATTTATTACCCTGTCCTCTTGGCCACAATGCTAGTACTAGTTCCTCTCCTCCTCGTCAAGCTCAGGCCAGGCAAACACACCAAAAACCCACCACCGGGGCCATGGCAGCTGCCGGTGATCGGCAGCCTGCACCACCTCGTTGGCGCCCTTCCGCACTACGCCATGCGGGACCTGGCACGACGGCATGGCCCGCTCATGCTGCTCCGTCTCGGTGAGATCCGCGTCGTCGTGGCCTCGTCAGCCAGCGCCGCTAGGGAGGTCTTGAAAACCCATGATTCCATCTTTGCCACACGACCCGAGACGAACACAATGAAGGCGGTGAAAGGGATCCGCGGCGGCATGGGCATCATCATGGCGCCGCAGGGCGAGCACTGGAGCATGGTTCGCAAGCTCTGCGTCAACGAGCTTCTTAGCGCACGGCAGGTCCGTTCCTTCCAGGGCACCCGCGAGGCAGAGGCCGGGAGGCTCGTGGCGTCCGTCGCCCTCGCGTCGTCATCCAAGTCCCAGCCCGTGAACTTCGGCTCCCACCTCGCCACCTACCTCCATGACGTGGTCGTGCGAGCCGTTGTGGGCGACCGGATCACGGACCGGGAAGCCTTCATAGCGTGCCTCGACGATTCCATCACAGCCGCGGCCGGGTTGAGCCTCGCCGACTTGTTTCCGTCGTCAGGACTCGCCCGCGCATTCGGCGGCGGTAGGACGCGACGGTTGAAGGCGTTGTCCAAGCGTCTGAGGCATGCGCTGGACGGTGTGCTCGCGGAGCAAGGAGCGAGGAGGTCAGGCGGCCCCGGCGGCAATAGGGATGAAGACCTTCTAGACGTGATGCTGAGGATCCAGGCGGAAGGCACCCCTCTCGAGATGGGAACCATCCGCACCGTGATCATA GATCTCTTCGCGGCGGGCATGGAGACCTCGACGACGACGCTCCAATGGGCCATGGCGGAAATGATGCGGAACCCAAAAGTGTTGGGCAGGGCAACGGCTGAGGTGCGCGCTACCCTCGAAGGGCAGAGCCGCGTGACGGAGAAGGCCCTACCAGAGCTGCGCTACATGCAACTCGTAATTAAGGAGACGCTACGGCTGCACATGGCCGCGCCGCTGCTCCTCCCACGGGAGTGCCAGGAGTCTTGCCGTGTCCTCGGCTATGACGTGCCCAAGGGCGCCATGGTGTTGGTCAATGCGTGGGCGATCGCCCGGGACACCGAAAACTGGGGCCCCGACGCAGAGGAGTTCAGGCCGGAGAGGTTCGAGGAAGCTGATGACAGCGCTGTGGTGAACTTTAAGGGGCAACACTTCCAGTTTTTGCCGTTCGGCGCGGGCCGGAGGAGTTGCCCAGGGATGATGTTCAGCCTTGCTGCCATGGAGCTTGCGCTGGCGAGCCTCCTCTTCCATTTTGACTGGGAGCTCCCAGAGGGCACCGTTCCGGCTGAACTGGATATGACGGAGAAGTTTGGGATCACGGCGAGGAAGAAGACCGATTTGCTGCTGCATGCCCGTCTTCGTGCGCCTCTTCCTCCTAATCTATAG